A window of the Patescibacteria group bacterium genome harbors these coding sequences:
- the murJ gene encoding murein biosynthesis integral membrane protein MurJ: MFQKFIHKLKNTITGGAIVIASFSVLSKFIGLLRDRLIASNFGAGDITDIYFASFRLPDLIFNTLVLGALSSAFIPIFIKCLQKDKEEAFRIANSILHCIVLALAILAGIFFIFAPRIVPLLVPGFDPEKQRAVAELTRIMLFSIIFFGASNVFSGILNSFKRFVAYSLAPIFYNLGIIAGVLFLVPRFGIKGLAWGVVLGAFLHLLIQIPSVLKAGFRWQAVLAFKDRAVQRVGLLMLPRTFGLAVNQINQLVINVIASTLVVGSVAVFNFAFNLQSFPIGIFAISLAVASFPYFSESAAKKDLKEFIAHFSVTLRRILFLIIPASVFILLLRAQVVRLVLGAGRFDWQDTVMTLETLGFFSISLFAQALIPLLARAFYAFQDTKTPVFVSIVSVLINIFGGLYLSRILGVAGLALAFSIASIVNVILLFVLLRCKLGFLDEKKIIFSLLKVSMISVLAGVAVQISKMVVGSIFDLTTFGQVLLQFLVAAGVGGLVYLGLALVFKCEEIGVIKKLKV; encoded by the coding sequence ATGTTCCAAAAGTTTATCCACAAACTAAAAAACACAATCACCGGCGGCGCAATTGTTATCGCTAGTTTTTCTGTTTTGTCTAAATTCATCGGGCTTTTGCGCGACCGGCTGATTGCCTCAAATTTTGGCGCCGGGGATATCACTGACATTTACTTTGCGTCTTTCCGGCTGCCGGATTTGATTTTTAATACTCTGGTGCTTGGAGCTTTATCCTCGGCTTTTATTCCCATTTTTATCAAATGTCTGCAAAAAGATAAAGAAGAGGCGTTTCGAATTGCCAATTCAATTCTGCATTGCATTGTTTTAGCCTTAGCGATTTTAGCGGGAATCTTTTTTATTTTTGCGCCGCGCATTGTTCCTTTATTAGTGCCGGGTTTTGATCCAGAAAAACAAAGGGCAGTAGCCGAACTCACCAGGATAATGCTTTTTAGCATTATCTTTTTTGGAGCCAGCAATGTTTTTAGCGGTATTTTGAATTCTTTTAAACGGTTTGTGGCTTATAGCTTGGCTCCGATATTTTATAACCTGGGGATTATTGCCGGTGTCTTATTTTTAGTACCAAGGTTCGGGATCAAGGGGTTGGCTTGGGGCGTGGTTTTGGGCGCCTTTTTACACTTATTAATTCAAATTCCATCTGTTTTAAAAGCAGGTTTTAGGTGGCAAGCAGTTTTAGCATTCAAAGACAGGGCGGTTCAACGAGTGGGATTACTGATGCTGCCGCGCACTTTTGGCTTGGCAGTCAATCAAATCAATCAGCTGGTAATAAATGTTATTGCTTCTACATTGGTTGTTGGCAGTGTGGCAGTGTTTAATTTTGCTTTTAATTTACAATCATTTCCTATTGGCATTTTCGCGATTTCTTTGGCTGTTGCCTCGTTTCCTTATTTTAGCGAAAGCGCAGCCAAGAAGGATTTAAAGGAGTTTATTGCGCATTTTTCGGTTACTTTGCGCCGGATTTTGTTTTTAATCATTCCTGCCTCCGTGTTTATTTTGTTACTCCGGGCCCAGGTTGTGCGGCTAGTTCTGGGGGCCGGAAGATTTGATTGGCAGGACACCGTGATGACCTTGGAGACTTTGGGTTTTTTTTCAATTTCACTTTTTGCCCAAGCCTTAATCCCGCTCCTTGCCCGAGCTTTTTATGCTTTTCAAGATACCAAGACCCCGGTCTTTGTCAGTATAGTTTCGGTATTAATTAATATCTTTGGCGGACTATATTTAAGTAGGATACTGGGTGTGGCGGGTTTAGCCTTAGCTTTTTCTATAGCCAGTATTGTAAATGTGATTTTATTGTTTGTTTTATTAAGGTGCAAGCTGGGTTTTTTAGACGAGAAAAAAATCATTTTTTCACTTTTGAAAGTCAGCATGATTTCTGTTTTGGCCGGCGTTGCCGTTCAGATTAGTAAAATGGTCGTTGGCTCAATATTTGATTTGACGACATTTGGCCAAGTTTTACTGCAATTCCTGGTCGCGGCTGGAGTTGGAGGACTAGTGTATCTGGGCTTGGCTTTGGTGTTCAAGTGTGAAGAAATTGGAGTGATAAAAAAACTAAAAGTTTAG